One genomic window of Stigmatopora nigra isolate UIUO_SnigA chromosome 13, RoL_Snig_1.1, whole genome shotgun sequence includes the following:
- the odc1 gene encoding ornithine decarboxylase isoform X2, whose amino-acid sequence MDAGEVDFSFLEEGFSAKDIVEQKINESSATDDRDAFYVCDLGDVLKKHARWTRALPRVAPFYAVKCNDSRAVLMTLASLGTGFDCASKTEIGLVQSLGVDPGRIIYANPCKQVSQIKYACAHGVQMMTFDSQAELMKVARCHAHAKLVLRIATDDSKAVCRLSIKFGAQLKACRGLLERAKELGLDVIGVSFHVGSGCTDPGAYRQAIADARCVFHMGDEVGFQMKLLDIGGGFPGSDDAELKFEEITAVINPALDKYFPPDGGVRIIAEPGRFYVASAYTLAVNIIAKKVLVDDDDDDAASDGEDEAAAERSLMYYVNDGVYGSFNCILYDHAHCLPTLHKKAKPAEETARYPCSIWGPTCDGLDRIVEQCRLPDMHVGDWLLFENMGAYTVAASSTFNGFQKPDIHYVVARSAWQRVQPAGSRAMVGGAETCAPELPASCGRESNLEVAAKSPPARVV is encoded by the exons ATGGATGCCGGCGAGGTGGATTTCTCTTTCTTGGAGGAAGGCTTTTCCGCCAAGGATATCGTGGAGCAGAAGATCAACGAGTCATCCGCCACG GACGACCGAGACGCCTTCTACGTGTGCGACTTGGGCGACGTGCTGAAGAAGCACGCGCGCTGGACCAGGGCCCTCCCTCGCGTGGCCCCCTTCTACGCCGTCAAGTGCAACGACAGCCGGGCCGTGCTGATGACTCTGGCCTCCCTGGGAACGGGTTTCGACTGCGCCAGCAAG ACGGAGATCGGGCTGGTCCAATCGCTGGGGGTGGATCCGGGCCGCATCATCTACGCCAATCCCTGCAAGCAGGTGTCTCAGATCAAGTACGCCTGTGCCCACGGGGTCCAGATGATGACCTTTGACAGCCAAGCCGAGCTGATGAAAGTGGCTCGCTGTCACGCCCACGCCAA ACTGGTCCTACGCATCGCCACCGACGACTCCAAGGCCGTTTGCCGCCTCAGCATCAAGTTCGGGGCCCAGCTGAAAGCCTGCCGGGGCCTCCTGGAGAGGGCCAAGGAGTTGGGCCTGGACGTCATCGGCGTCAGCTTCCACGTGGGCAGCGGCTGCACCGACCCGGGGGCCTACCGGCAGGCCATCGCCGACGCTCGCTGCGTCTTCCACATGGGG GACGAGGTGGGCTTCCagatgaagcttctggacatcGGCGGCGGTTTCCCGGGTTCCGACGACGCCGAGCTCAAATTCGAAGAG ATCACCGCCGTCATCAACCCGGCCCTGGATAAATACTTCCCCCCGGACGGCGGCGTGAGGATCATCGCCGAACCCGGTCGCTTCTACGTGGCCTCGGCTTACACCCTGGCGGTGAACATCATCGCCAAGAAGGTCCTggtggacgacgacgacgacgacgcggCCTCCGACG GGGAAGACGAAGCCGCGGCGGAGAGGAGCCTGATGTACTACGTCAACGACGGCGTCTACGGCTCCTTCAACTGTATTTTGTACGACCACGCCCACTGCCTGCCCACCTTGCACAAG AAAGCCAAGCCGGCGGAGGAGACGGCCCGCTACCCCTGCAGCATCTGGGGTCCCACCTGCGACGGCCTGGACCGCATCGTGGAGCAATGCCGGCTGCCCGACATGCACGTGGGCGATTGGCTGCTCTTCGAGAACATGGGCGCCTACACGGTGGCCGCCTCTTCCACCTTTAACGGCTTCCAAAAGCCCGACATTCACTACGTGGTGGCGCGCTCGGCCTG GCAACGCGTTCAGCCCGCGGGCTCCCGGGCGATGGTGGGTGGCGCCGAGACCTGCGCCCCGGAGCTTCCCGCCTCCTGCGGAAGAGAGAGCAACTTGGAAGTGGCCGCCAAGTCCCCTCCGGCTCGCGTGGTTTGA
- the odc1 gene encoding ornithine decarboxylase isoform X1: MDAGEVDFSFLEEGFSAKDIVEQKINESSATDDRDAFYVCDLGDVLKKHARWTRALPRVAPFYAVKCNDSRAVLMTLASLGTGFDCASKTEIGLVQSLGVDPGRIIYANPCKQVSQIKYACAHGVQMMTFDSQAELMKVARCHAHAKLVLRIATDDSKAVCRLSIKFGAQLKACRGLLERAKELGLDVIGVSFHVGSGCTDPGAYRQAIADARCVFHMGDEVGFQMKLLDIGGGFPGSDDAELKFEEITAVINPALDKYFPPDGGVRIIAEPGRFYVASAYTLAVNIIAKKVLVDDDDDDAASDGETASVGARERTLNSSSTGEDEAAAERSLMYYVNDGVYGSFNCILYDHAHCLPTLHKKAKPAEETARYPCSIWGPTCDGLDRIVEQCRLPDMHVGDWLLFENMGAYTVAASSTFNGFQKPDIHYVVARSAWQRVQPAGSRAMVGGAETCAPELPASCGRESNLEVAAKSPPARVV, translated from the exons ATGGATGCCGGCGAGGTGGATTTCTCTTTCTTGGAGGAAGGCTTTTCCGCCAAGGATATCGTGGAGCAGAAGATCAACGAGTCATCCGCCACG GACGACCGAGACGCCTTCTACGTGTGCGACTTGGGCGACGTGCTGAAGAAGCACGCGCGCTGGACCAGGGCCCTCCCTCGCGTGGCCCCCTTCTACGCCGTCAAGTGCAACGACAGCCGGGCCGTGCTGATGACTCTGGCCTCCCTGGGAACGGGTTTCGACTGCGCCAGCAAG ACGGAGATCGGGCTGGTCCAATCGCTGGGGGTGGATCCGGGCCGCATCATCTACGCCAATCCCTGCAAGCAGGTGTCTCAGATCAAGTACGCCTGTGCCCACGGGGTCCAGATGATGACCTTTGACAGCCAAGCCGAGCTGATGAAAGTGGCTCGCTGTCACGCCCACGCCAA ACTGGTCCTACGCATCGCCACCGACGACTCCAAGGCCGTTTGCCGCCTCAGCATCAAGTTCGGGGCCCAGCTGAAAGCCTGCCGGGGCCTCCTGGAGAGGGCCAAGGAGTTGGGCCTGGACGTCATCGGCGTCAGCTTCCACGTGGGCAGCGGCTGCACCGACCCGGGGGCCTACCGGCAGGCCATCGCCGACGCTCGCTGCGTCTTCCACATGGGG GACGAGGTGGGCTTCCagatgaagcttctggacatcGGCGGCGGTTTCCCGGGTTCCGACGACGCCGAGCTCAAATTCGAAGAG ATCACCGCCGTCATCAACCCGGCCCTGGATAAATACTTCCCCCCGGACGGCGGCGTGAGGATCATCGCCGAACCCGGTCGCTTCTACGTGGCCTCGGCTTACACCCTGGCGGTGAACATCATCGCCAAGAAGGTCCTggtggacgacgacgacgacgacgcggCCTCCGACGGTGAGACGGCGAGCGTCGGAGCGCGGGAACGGACGCTCAACTCTTCCTCAACAGGGGAAGACGAAGCCGCGGCGGAGAGGAGCCTGATGTACTACGTCAACGACGGCGTCTACGGCTCCTTCAACTGTATTTTGTACGACCACGCCCACTGCCTGCCCACCTTGCACAAG AAAGCCAAGCCGGCGGAGGAGACGGCCCGCTACCCCTGCAGCATCTGGGGTCCCACCTGCGACGGCCTGGACCGCATCGTGGAGCAATGCCGGCTGCCCGACATGCACGTGGGCGATTGGCTGCTCTTCGAGAACATGGGCGCCTACACGGTGGCCGCCTCTTCCACCTTTAACGGCTTCCAAAAGCCCGACATTCACTACGTGGTGGCGCGCTCGGCCTG GCAACGCGTTCAGCCCGCGGGCTCCCGGGCGATGGTGGGTGGCGCCGAGACCTGCGCCCCGGAGCTTCCCGCCTCCTGCGGAAGAGAGAGCAACTTGGAAGTGGCCGCCAAGTCCCCTCCGGCTCGCGTGGTTTGA